The following are encoded in a window of Algiphilus aromaticivorans DG1253 genomic DNA:
- a CDS encoding zinc-dependent alcohol dehydrogenase family protein — MKAIRLRKPGGLDKLELTEAETPQPGPGEIRVRARASSLNFHDYLVAAGAAPTEDGRIPMSDVAGEVEAVGDGVTLFAPGDRVMSTFFPLWHSGRPVHAKCWANIPGDTAQGYAAEQVCNAETAFTRIPEGYSFEEAATLPCAAVTAWRALFVEGRLQPGETVLVQGTGGVSIFALQLAKAAGAKVIATSSSNEKLERLRALGADHLINYRDTPEWGKAAAALCPAGGVDHVVDVGGPGNLAQSFAACRDAGHVALIGVLTGMSGDIPTASMMVKQIRLKGITVGSREQQLDMVAALEATGIKPIIDRSFPLEQIADAFRYQESQKHFGKICLSYGD; from the coding sequence ATGAAAGCCATTCGCCTGCGCAAACCCGGCGGTCTCGACAAGCTGGAGCTGACCGAAGCCGAGACTCCGCAGCCGGGTCCGGGCGAGATCCGCGTCCGTGCCCGCGCCAGCTCCCTGAATTTCCATGACTACCTCGTGGCCGCCGGGGCCGCGCCCACCGAGGACGGTCGCATCCCGATGTCGGATGTTGCCGGCGAAGTCGAGGCCGTCGGCGACGGCGTCACCCTCTTCGCGCCGGGCGACCGGGTGATGAGTACCTTCTTCCCGCTGTGGCACTCCGGTCGCCCTGTCCACGCCAAGTGCTGGGCGAACATTCCGGGAGACACCGCACAAGGCTACGCGGCCGAGCAGGTCTGCAACGCGGAGACCGCTTTCACGCGGATCCCCGAGGGCTACAGCTTCGAAGAAGCCGCCACGCTGCCCTGCGCTGCGGTCACCGCCTGGCGCGCGCTCTTCGTCGAGGGTAGGTTGCAGCCAGGCGAAACCGTGCTGGTGCAGGGCACCGGCGGCGTATCGATCTTCGCGCTGCAGCTGGCCAAGGCCGCTGGTGCCAAGGTCATCGCGACCTCCTCCTCCAACGAGAAACTGGAGCGACTGCGGGCGCTGGGCGCTGATCACCTGATCAACTACCGCGACACACCGGAATGGGGCAAGGCAGCGGCCGCGCTGTGCCCCGCCGGCGGCGTCGACCACGTCGTCGACGTCGGCGGCCCCGGCAACCTGGCGCAGTCCTTCGCGGCCTGCCGTGACGCCGGCCATGTCGCGCTGATCGGCGTGCTCACCGGCATGAGCGGTGACATCCCGACCGCATCGATGATGGTCAAGCAGATCCGCCTCAAGGGCATCACGGTGGGCAGCCGCGAGCAGCAGCTCGACATGGTGGCGGCGCTGGAAGCCACTGGCATCAAGCCGATCATCGACCGCAGCTTCCCGCTGGAGCAGATCGCCGACGCCTTCCGCTATCAGGAATCGCAGAAACACTTCGGCAAGATCTGCCTGAGCTACGGCGACTAA
- a CDS encoding LuxR C-terminal-related transcriptional regulator, which translates to MTLPSRTTPAESPIAVTMAWAQAGEVDVDAGVRREAILDRIFGDPAPRLVLMQGPAGHGKTTLMQQVRATVEADGGVTGWLSLDEGDNDLGRLFRHLQKLLEELETQSAGRQPARSAAPRATSRAPRSDWMVERLARIDGEVALFLDEFQLLHSRSILSFFRDLLERLPENTRLFIGSRTVPELGLARLVVSDQALILRAQDLRFSPAEARAFFAAARDLSLSRDELDAIYGRSEGWPAAMQLYRLSLASHSVRQSLKDIGSFRPRELTDYLADNVLGLQSPDVQNFLRRTAQLRRLCGPLCDAVLERDDSQQMLQSLERGGLFLRSLDSDNIWFKYHTLFSSFLAEQQREMDPDVVRCIHRRAARWYAENGYHEEAMHHAIAAREYALAAEVLDTWATRLIMDGNLMTVERWYDRLSLDDIAAHPDLLVKVAYALAFLRRRQKLGPVQRLLERFAAGDDAELAAKMSVVRSMLLIIQDDILGARNVIATVDLFTSSDDPFRGFELGAGANLEGYLGIAAGDSEHAHQHLSLARAHSENAGAPFSWGYSVSTAGVNLLMQGMLQEGLEKFRQCMAEPRITLDESVASAVLVACYVHALYESDALDEAQHYFEQFREVIHNAALLDYMALAYIAQARILDARGRSAQAQECLDEVESVGYASNWPRLLRVINWERVRRAIVRGEVDRAHSIASRINAEPPARPEGWLPFCEDSEGDAIGCIRLDIAGGRPDSALTRIAEELPPAVAQGRVRRQIKLHTLEAMAHRARGDGDDALGAMRRALALAAPGGFVRSFSEEGAEALELVREVQVAAAGEPAPEEAFCSFAQRVIALGGGEAHPVRPPLEGAHYQPLEPLTEREKQILALVAGGASNRKTADAIFVSENTVKFHLKNVYSKLGVSSRAQAINAAHQMGLI; encoded by the coding sequence ATGACGCTACCCAGTCGAACTACCCCCGCGGAGTCGCCCATCGCCGTCACCATGGCCTGGGCGCAGGCGGGCGAGGTCGACGTCGACGCCGGAGTCCGGCGCGAGGCGATCCTGGACCGGATCTTCGGGGATCCCGCGCCGCGCCTTGTGCTCATGCAGGGGCCCGCCGGTCACGGCAAGACCACGCTCATGCAGCAGGTACGCGCCACCGTCGAGGCCGATGGCGGGGTGACGGGCTGGCTGTCGCTCGATGAGGGAGACAACGATCTCGGCCGGCTTTTCCGGCACCTGCAGAAGCTGCTGGAGGAACTGGAGACGCAGTCCGCCGGTCGTCAGCCGGCGCGCAGTGCGGCACCCAGGGCCACCAGCCGCGCGCCGCGCTCGGACTGGATGGTGGAGCGGCTGGCGCGCATCGACGGTGAAGTGGCGCTGTTCCTGGACGAGTTCCAGTTGTTGCACAGCCGTTCGATTCTCTCCTTCTTCCGTGACCTACTGGAGCGGCTGCCGGAGAACACGCGCCTCTTCATCGGCTCGCGCACGGTGCCCGAGCTGGGGCTGGCGCGCCTGGTGGTCAGTGACCAGGCCCTGATCCTGCGCGCGCAGGATCTGCGTTTTTCGCCGGCGGAAGCGCGTGCCTTCTTCGCCGCGGCGCGGGACTTATCGCTGAGCCGCGACGAGCTGGATGCGATCTACGGGCGCAGCGAGGGCTGGCCGGCCGCCATGCAGCTCTATCGGCTGTCGTTGGCGAGCCACAGCGTGCGCCAGTCGCTGAAGGATATCGGCAGCTTCCGGCCGCGCGAACTGACCGATTATCTCGCCGACAATGTGCTCGGCCTGCAGTCGCCGGATGTGCAGAATTTCCTGCGCCGTACGGCTCAGCTGCGTCGTCTCTGCGGCCCGCTCTGCGATGCCGTTCTGGAGCGTGACGACTCCCAGCAGATGCTGCAGTCGCTGGAGCGTGGCGGACTGTTTCTGCGCAGCCTCGATTCCGACAACATCTGGTTCAAGTACCACACCCTCTTCTCTTCCTTCCTCGCCGAGCAACAGCGCGAGATGGACCCTGACGTGGTGCGTTGCATTCACCGCCGCGCGGCGCGCTGGTATGCGGAGAATGGCTACCACGAAGAGGCCATGCATCACGCCATTGCCGCACGCGAATACGCGCTGGCTGCGGAGGTGCTCGATACCTGGGCGACCCGTCTCATCATGGACGGCAACCTGATGACGGTGGAGCGCTGGTACGACCGGCTCTCGCTCGACGATATCGCCGCCCACCCGGATCTTCTCGTCAAGGTGGCCTATGCGCTGGCCTTCCTGCGCAGGCGTCAGAAGCTCGGGCCGGTGCAGCGGCTGCTGGAACGCTTCGCCGCCGGCGACGATGCCGAGCTGGCCGCGAAGATGAGCGTGGTGCGCTCGATGCTCCTCATTATCCAGGACGATATCCTGGGCGCGCGCAACGTCATCGCCACGGTCGATCTCTTCACCAGCAGCGACGACCCTTTCCGCGGCTTCGAACTGGGTGCCGGTGCCAATCTCGAGGGTTATCTGGGGATTGCCGCCGGCGACAGCGAGCACGCCCATCAGCATCTCTCGCTGGCGCGCGCGCACAGCGAGAACGCCGGAGCCCCCTTCAGCTGGGGGTATTCGGTAAGCACGGCAGGGGTGAATCTGCTCATGCAGGGCATGCTGCAGGAGGGCCTCGAGAAGTTCCGCCAGTGCATGGCCGAGCCGCGCATTACCCTCGACGAGTCGGTGGCCTCGGCGGTGCTGGTCGCCTGCTACGTCCACGCGCTCTATGAAAGTGACGCCCTCGACGAAGCCCAGCACTACTTCGAGCAGTTCCGCGAGGTGATCCATAACGCCGCGCTGCTCGATTACATGGCGCTGGCCTATATCGCGCAGGCGCGCATTCTGGATGCGCGCGGCCGCTCGGCGCAGGCGCAGGAATGCCTTGATGAGGTCGAGTCGGTGGGCTACGCCAGCAACTGGCCGCGGCTGCTGCGCGTCATCAACTGGGAGCGCGTGCGTCGCGCCATCGTGCGCGGCGAAGTCGACCGCGCGCATTCCATCGCCAGTCGCATCAACGCTGAGCCGCCGGCGCGCCCGGAGGGCTGGCTGCCTTTCTGCGAGGACAGCGAAGGCGACGCCATCGGCTGTATCCGGCTGGATATTGCCGGCGGTCGCCCGGATAGCGCGCTGACGCGGATTGCCGAGGAACTGCCACCGGCGGTGGCGCAGGGTCGCGTGCGGCGCCAGATCAAGCTGCACACCCTGGAGGCCATGGCCCACCGCGCGCGTGGCGACGGCGACGACGCGCTGGGTGCGATGCGCCGTGCCCTGGCGCTGGCCGCGCCAGGAGGCTTCGTACGTAGCTTCAGCGAGGAGGGTGCCGAGGCGCTGGAGCTCGTCCGCGAGGTGCAGGTTGCCGCTGCCGGCGAGCCCGCTCCCGAGGAGGCTTTCTGCAGCTTCGCGCAGCGGGTCATCGCGCTGGGCGGCGGCGAAGCCCATCCGGTTCGGCCGCCGCTGGAGGGCGCTCACTATCAGCCGCTGGAGCCCCTGACCGAGCGCGAGAAGCAGATTCTGGCGCTGGTGGCCGGCGGTGCGTCGAATCGCAAGACCGCGGACGCGATCTTCGTGTCCGAAAACACCGTCAAGTTCCACCTCAAGAACGTCTACTCCAAGCTGGGTGTGAGCAGCCGCGCGCAGGCGATCAATGCTGCGCATCAGATGGGGCTTATCTGA
- a CDS encoding bifunctional GNAT family N-acetyltransferase/carbon-nitrogen hydrolase family protein, which translates to MPKRGQKLYIRQATPEDIPAINALVAKVYKDMGPYTPDQLRGQLNHYPKGHMVAIYEDTVVGYSASLRASEERALAKHNWRQITGAGYGSTDDPDGDWLYAYEVCVDPDYRGLRIGHRLYSARRKLCVDEMLKGIVFGGRLPSYGRRRKQYENVEAYCEAVRERRIRDPVMSFQLQQGFECIGVLRNYLPSDRESVGHATHMVWRNRAVESSGNKTASAPDRPANVVRLAVVQYLQRGIDSFAEFAKIVTHFVDAVADVKSDFVLFPEYFAFQLLSIEDREMSPQDSIRRLADYNEQLEELFQELAIRYNINIIAGSHPQITASGSLQNVAHVFLRDGSVHEQPKIHPTPGERYWWQIEGGDVVRAIETDSGTIGVLTCYDSEFPELGRHLVNQGAMMLFVPFSTEERNGYLRVRYSAHARAVENQVYVAIAGNVGNLPRFHNMDIHYAQSAIVTPCDFPFARDGVAADTTPNVEQIAFADLDLDALYQARQAGTVQNWKDRRHDLYEVLWRGPASED; encoded by the coding sequence ATGCCCAAGCGCGGCCAGAAGCTCTACATCCGCCAGGCCACTCCCGAAGACATCCCCGCCATCAACGCGCTGGTGGCGAAGGTCTACAAGGACATGGGCCCCTACACCCCCGACCAGCTACGCGGACAGCTGAATCACTATCCGAAGGGGCACATGGTGGCGATCTACGAGGACACCGTCGTCGGGTACTCGGCCTCGCTGCGGGCCTCGGAGGAACGCGCGCTGGCCAAGCACAACTGGCGGCAGATCACCGGCGCCGGTTATGGCAGCACCGACGATCCCGACGGCGACTGGCTCTACGCCTACGAGGTCTGCGTCGACCCCGATTACCGCGGCCTGCGCATCGGGCACCGGTTGTACTCGGCGCGCCGCAAGCTCTGCGTCGACGAGATGCTCAAGGGCATCGTCTTCGGCGGGCGCCTCCCCAGCTACGGGCGGCGACGCAAGCAATACGAGAATGTCGAGGCCTACTGCGAGGCCGTGCGCGAGCGCCGCATCCGCGACCCGGTGATGAGCTTCCAGCTGCAGCAAGGCTTCGAGTGCATCGGCGTGCTGCGCAACTACCTACCTTCCGATCGCGAATCAGTGGGCCACGCCACCCACATGGTGTGGCGCAACCGTGCGGTGGAAAGCTCCGGCAACAAGACCGCCTCGGCGCCGGACCGGCCGGCCAACGTCGTGCGACTGGCCGTCGTGCAGTATCTGCAGCGCGGCATCGACAGCTTTGCCGAGTTCGCCAAGATCGTGACCCACTTCGTCGACGCCGTCGCCGACGTCAAGTCCGACTTCGTGCTCTTCCCCGAATACTTCGCCTTCCAGCTGCTTTCCATCGAGGACCGGGAGATGTCGCCGCAGGACTCCATCCGGCGGCTGGCCGACTACAACGAGCAGCTCGAGGAGCTCTTCCAGGAACTGGCGATCCGCTACAACATCAACATCATCGCCGGAAGCCACCCGCAGATAACCGCTAGCGGCAGCCTGCAGAACGTCGCGCACGTCTTTCTGCGCGACGGCTCCGTGCACGAGCAGCCCAAGATCCACCCCACCCCCGGCGAACGCTACTGGTGGCAGATCGAGGGCGGCGACGTCGTGCGCGCCATCGAGACCGACAGCGGCACCATCGGCGTGCTCACCTGCTACGACAGCGAGTTCCCCGAGCTGGGCCGGCATCTGGTCAATCAGGGCGCCATGATGCTCTTCGTGCCCTTCTCCACCGAGGAGCGCAACGGCTATCTGCGCGTGCGCTATTCGGCGCACGCCCGGGCCGTCGAGAACCAGGTCTACGTCGCCATCGCCGGCAACGTCGGCAATCTGCCGCGCTTCCACAATATGGACATCCATTACGCGCAGAGCGCCATCGTCACGCCCTGCGACTTCCCCTTCGCGCGCGATGGCGTCGCCGCCGACACCACCCCCAACGTCGAGCAGATCGCCTTCGCCGATCTGGATCTGGATGCCCTCTATCAGGCGCGCCAGGCAGGCACCGTGCAGAACTGGAAGGACCGCCGCCACGACCTCTACGAGGTGCTGTGGCGCGGGCCGGCTTCCGAGGACTGA
- a CDS encoding M13 family metallopeptidase: MPRHIRIVATVLGCALVGTAWPTQAQLQSGVIEANLDREVAPGDDFYRYVNGDWLARTEIPADRSNYGSFSIIQDRTREQLRVILDALRTGEPETPEGRKLGALYASYMDLDAIEARGIAPVQPLLQRIAGLEERAALPGLLAELQQIGVDLPVGLSIYRDARAPDRYALYLSQSGLGLPDREYYLSEHSRFAELRGAYREHVARMLALAGLDRAGERADAIVELERGLADAHWTRVASRDREATYNPAPVDELAEAAPGFDWRAFLHALGEKRPEQVILRQPDAIAATARLLAEADLDTLKSWLAYHALAELAPYLSSPLVAEHFGFHKAELSGVERQKPRWKRALAVVEDAMGEALGKRYVAKHFPPEQRARVQRMVDYLERAYRQRISKLEWMGDATREEALDKLARFSTKIGYPDAWRDYGALEIAADDLFGNVLRARRHEFAYHYGKLGGPIDDDEWFMTPQTVNAYYSPGGNEIVFPAAILQPPFFNPAADDAVNFGAIGAVIGHEIGHGFDDQGSRFDGHGRMRDWWTEADRERFEARTQDLVEQYDAFCPLEDHCVNGALSLGENIGDLGGVSIARLAHRMALADAGRPRQRDDALFSGDIGLRTSPATLSDATIDGYTPAQRFFIGWGQIWARKYREAELINRLNNGPHSPDEFRTNGVVRNIDAWYAAFGVDAEAELYLPPEDRVSIW; this comes from the coding sequence ATGCCCCGACACATTCGCATCGTCGCGACCGTTCTCGGTTGCGCGCTTGTCGGTACTGCCTGGCCGACCCAGGCGCAGCTGCAATCGGGCGTCATCGAAGCCAATTTGGACCGCGAGGTCGCGCCCGGCGACGATTTCTACCGTTACGTCAATGGCGACTGGCTGGCGCGCACGGAGATCCCTGCCGACCGTTCCAACTACGGCAGCTTCAGCATCATTCAAGACCGCACGCGCGAGCAGCTGCGCGTCATTCTGGACGCGCTGCGCACCGGTGAGCCCGAGACGCCGGAGGGCCGCAAGCTGGGCGCTCTCTATGCCAGCTACATGGATCTCGATGCGATCGAGGCGCGCGGCATCGCCCCCGTGCAGCCACTGTTGCAGCGTATCGCGGGGCTGGAAGAGCGCGCGGCGTTGCCGGGGCTGCTCGCCGAGTTGCAGCAGATCGGCGTCGACCTGCCGGTGGGTTTGTCGATCTACCGCGACGCACGTGCACCGGACCGCTATGCGCTCTACCTCAGCCAGTCCGGTCTCGGGTTGCCCGACCGCGAGTACTATCTTTCGGAACACAGCCGCTTCGCCGAGCTGCGCGGCGCCTATCGCGAGCACGTCGCGCGCATGCTGGCGCTGGCGGGTCTGGATCGCGCCGGCGAGCGCGCCGACGCCATCGTCGAGCTGGAGCGCGGGCTGGCCGACGCGCACTGGACGCGGGTAGCTTCTCGCGATCGCGAAGCGACCTACAACCCGGCGCCGGTTGACGAGCTGGCCGAGGCGGCGCCGGGCTTCGATTGGCGCGCCTTTTTGCACGCCCTCGGCGAGAAGCGTCCGGAGCAGGTAATCCTGCGCCAGCCCGATGCCATCGCGGCGACGGCCCGTCTGCTGGCCGAGGCTGATCTCGATACGCTCAAGAGCTGGTTGGCCTATCACGCGCTGGCTGAGCTGGCCCCATACCTGAGCTCGCCGCTGGTCGCGGAGCATTTCGGCTTTCACAAGGCCGAGCTCAGCGGCGTCGAACGTCAGAAGCCGCGCTGGAAGCGCGCCCTGGCCGTCGTCGAGGACGCCATGGGCGAGGCGCTGGGCAAGCGTTACGTGGCCAAGCACTTCCCGCCCGAGCAGCGTGCGCGCGTGCAGCGCATGGTCGACTATCTGGAGCGCGCCTATCGGCAGCGCATCAGCAAGCTGGAATGGATGGGCGACGCCACGCGCGAGGAAGCGCTCGACAAGCTGGCCCGCTTCTCCACCAAGATCGGTTATCCCGACGCATGGCGCGACTACGGTGCGCTGGAAATCGCCGCAGACGATCTCTTCGGCAATGTCCTACGCGCGCGCCGCCACGAATTCGCTTATCACTACGGCAAGCTCGGCGGACCGATTGACGACGACGAGTGGTTCATGACGCCGCAGACGGTCAACGCCTACTACAGCCCCGGCGGCAACGAGATCGTCTTTCCAGCCGCCATCCTGCAGCCGCCCTTCTTCAATCCGGCGGCCGATGACGCGGTGAACTTCGGCGCCATTGGTGCGGTGATCGGTCACGAGATCGGTCACGGCTTCGACGATCAGGGCTCGCGCTTCGACGGCCACGGCCGCATGCGCGACTGGTGGACCGAGGCCGACCGCGAGCGCTTCGAGGCCCGCACGCAGGATCTGGTCGAGCAGTACGACGCCTTCTGCCCGCTGGAGGACCACTGCGTGAATGGCGCGTTGTCTTTGGGCGAGAACATCGGCGATCTCGGTGGTGTCAGCATCGCCCGGCTCGCGCACCGCATGGCGCTGGCGGACGCCGGTCGGCCGCGGCAGCGCGATGACGCCCTGTTCAGCGGCGATATCGGCCTGCGCACGTCGCCAGCTACTCTCAGCGACGCGACCATCGACGGTTATACGCCGGCGCAGCGCTTCTTCATCGGCTGGGGACAGATCTGGGCGCGCAAGTATCGCGAGGCGGAGCTGATCAACCGGCTCAACAACGGCCCGCATTCTCCCGACGAGTTCCGCACCAACGGCGTCGTGCGCAACATCGACGCCTGGTACGCAGCCTTCGGTGTCGATGCCGAGGCCGAGCTCTATCTACCCCCGGAGGATCGCGTGTCGATCTGGTAG
- a CDS encoding SDR family NAD(P)-dependent oxidoreductase yields MQLTNKRVLITGAAAGLGRDFALRFATEGAVITVSDIDESGAQAVAAEIKAAGGQAHALRADVTVEADVARLVADAVAAMGGLDCLINNAGIETIKPVTDISEAEWDRLMAINVKGVFFGCKHAFPHLAETHGNIINLASAAGLIGWPLLSLYCASKGAVIQMSKALSQEFREAGVRVNALCPMVIATDMGSRFKDTYEKEYGVPAGDMLDARQGRLGRPEEVTAAAVFLASDGASFVNGVALPIDNGGTAG; encoded by the coding sequence ATGCAACTGACGAACAAGCGGGTGCTCATCACGGGCGCCGCCGCCGGCCTAGGCCGAGACTTCGCGCTGCGCTTCGCCACCGAGGGCGCTGTTATTACCGTTAGCGACATCGACGAGAGCGGCGCGCAGGCGGTCGCCGCCGAGATCAAGGCAGCCGGGGGTCAGGCGCACGCGCTGCGCGCTGATGTCACCGTTGAAGCCGATGTCGCCCGGCTCGTCGCCGATGCGGTCGCCGCCATGGGCGGGCTCGACTGCCTGATCAACAACGCCGGCATAGAGACCATCAAACCGGTCACCGATATCAGCGAGGCCGAGTGGGATCGCCTGATGGCGATCAACGTCAAGGGCGTTTTCTTCGGCTGCAAGCACGCCTTCCCGCATCTGGCAGAAACGCACGGCAACATCATCAATCTCGCCTCGGCGGCCGGGCTCATCGGCTGGCCGTTGCTGTCGCTCTACTGCGCCTCCAAGGGTGCGGTGATCCAGATGAGCAAGGCGCTGTCGCAGGAGTTCCGCGAAGCCGGCGTGCGTGTCAACGCACTCTGCCCGATGGTTATTGCCACGGACATGGGCAGCCGCTTCAAGGACACCTACGAGAAGGAATACGGCGTACCGGCCGGCGATATGCTGGATGCGCGGCAGGGTCGGCTCGGGCGGCCCGAGGAAGTCACGGCCGCGGCCGTCTTCCTGGCCTCCGACGGCGCCAGCTTCGTCAACGGTGTGGCCCTTCCCATCGACAACGGCGGCACGGCGGGCTAG
- a CDS encoding glycosyltransferase family protein translates to MRIAYGVMGYGRGHAMRTMSVLPALMAEHEVTVFAGGDAHEVLAPLYPTVKIPTIGYRYNDRGGHSLLRTVGGNAGPMADLLLGGSGMAAVEEAMRSRGIDLVISDSEAWTHRAAARLRIPRISFDHVGIIAWCRPHFPPDLWLTGQRDAIGYRSLMGEPERVLISSFYPAEPYRDDARIVGPMLREVVKAQRPTSGDYLLVYFNKGAHQYRAHVDRTLRLLDMPVKVYGTPWQGVSENLEFCAPSNDGFVRDMAGCRAVLSTAGNQLIGEALHLGKPILAVPEDAFEQRLNAHMIERMGVGMRVNAADLTPSHVDRFLAREDGFAARCADYAGDGRDEAVVTLQRFIAELRQGDAARKPVARRSVQLAAG, encoded by the coding sequence ATGCGCATTGCCTATGGTGTCATGGGTTACGGTCGCGGCCACGCCATGCGCACGATGAGCGTGTTGCCGGCGCTGATGGCCGAGCACGAGGTCACCGTCTTTGCCGGCGGCGACGCCCATGAGGTGCTCGCGCCGCTGTATCCGACGGTGAAGATCCCCACCATCGGCTACCGCTACAACGATCGCGGTGGTCATTCCCTGCTGCGCACCGTTGGCGGCAATGCCGGCCCCATGGCCGACTTGCTGCTGGGCGGATCCGGCATGGCGGCGGTGGAGGAGGCCATGCGCAGCCGCGGCATCGATCTGGTGATCTCGGATTCCGAGGCCTGGACGCATCGCGCCGCCGCGCGCCTTCGCATTCCGCGCATCAGCTTCGACCACGTCGGCATCATCGCCTGGTGCCGGCCGCACTTTCCGCCGGATCTGTGGCTCACCGGTCAGCGCGATGCCATCGGCTACCGCAGCCTCATGGGCGAGCCCGAGCGGGTGCTGATCTCAAGCTTCTATCCGGCCGAGCCCTATCGCGACGACGCACGCATCGTCGGTCCCATGCTGCGCGAGGTCGTCAAGGCGCAGAGGCCGACCAGCGGCGATTATCTGCTGGTCTACTTCAACAAGGGCGCGCACCAGTACCGGGCGCACGTCGACCGCACGCTGCGCCTGCTGGACATGCCGGTGAAGGTCTATGGCACGCCCTGGCAGGGCGTCAGCGAGAACCTTGAGTTCTGCGCGCCCAGCAACGACGGCTTCGTGCGTGACATGGCGGGCTGCCGCGCGGTGCTGTCCACCGCCGGCAACCAGCTCATCGGAGAGGCCTTGCATTTGGGCAAGCCCATTCTGGCGGTGCCCGAGGATGCCTTCGAGCAGCGCCTGAATGCGCACATGATCGAGCGCATGGGCGTGGGTATGCGCGTCAATGCGGCGGATCTGACGCCTTCGCACGTGGATCGTTTCCTCGCGCGCGAGGACGGCTTTGCGGCGCGTTGCGCCGACTACGCCGGCGACGGCCGCGACGAGGCAGTGGTCACGCTGCAGCGCTTCATTGCCGAGCTGCGGCAGGGCGATGCGGCACGCAAGCCGGTAGCGCGCCGCTCCGTGCAACTCGCAGCGGGCTGA
- a CDS encoding UUP1 family membrane protein, which yields MRLHLWLLALALTAVGVGTVWYKHSVLGFPLEAEATTDAWIVEARLGFEPIGGAVKAQLSLPESPPGYRILEENFISRGYGVAVERIDQQRTAVWTQRRPSGRQALFYRATLVPDNSERETDAPVPLPPPVPDYEEPYLQAVNSVLDEVRSRSADVATFASRLVQMLASPESNDNIRLMLEGKRSDVDKVSTAIHMLAGARIPARMVRGVRLEDGARDLQPSAWLEVHNGEEWVPIDPANGNTGYPPNFVKWWKSAADPAQVTRARNVNVRFAAKRSQLDALQAIRERASDSVPMLVEFSLLNLPVQTQNLYRILLLVPLGVLLIVFLRNVIGVKTFGTFMPVLIAISFRETQLIGGIVLFSLVTALGLSVRFYLERLKLLMVPRLAAVVIVVILLIALLSVISYQLRLPAGLSVSLFPIVILAMTIERMSVVWEEHGAGESVRQGLGSLLVAVAGYLLMFHTNMEHLMLVFPELLLVVLALVLLLGRYTGYRLTELLRFRNVEAP from the coding sequence ATGAGGCTGCATCTATGGCTGCTGGCGCTGGCGCTGACCGCCGTGGGCGTCGGAACCGTTTGGTACAAGCATTCCGTGCTCGGCTTCCCGCTGGAGGCCGAGGCCACTACGGACGCATGGATTGTCGAGGCGCGCCTCGGCTTCGAGCCGATCGGTGGCGCCGTCAAGGCGCAGTTGTCGCTGCCCGAGAGCCCGCCCGGCTACCGCATCCTCGAAGAGAACTTCATCTCGCGCGGCTACGGCGTGGCCGTCGAGCGCATTGACCAGCAGCGCACGGCAGTCTGGACGCAGCGCCGTCCCAGCGGCCGGCAGGCGCTCTTCTACCGCGCCACCCTCGTTCCCGACAACAGTGAGCGCGAGACCGATGCGCCGGTGCCCTTGCCGCCACCGGTCCCGGACTACGAGGAGCCCTATCTGCAGGCGGTGAACTCGGTGCTGGACGAGGTACGCAGCCGCTCCGCGGATGTGGCGACCTTCGCGTCCAGGCTGGTGCAGATGCTGGCCAGCCCCGAAAGCAACGACAACATCCGCCTCATGCTGGAGGGCAAGCGCTCGGATGTCGACAAAGTGTCCACCGCTATCCACATGCTCGCCGGCGCGCGAATTCCGGCACGCATGGTGCGCGGCGTTCGGCTTGAGGATGGCGCTCGCGACCTGCAGCCCAGCGCCTGGCTGGAGGTGCACAACGGTGAGGAATGGGTGCCCATCGACCCGGCCAATGGCAATACCGGCTATCCGCCGAATTTCGTGAAATGGTGGAAGAGTGCCGCCGACCCGGCGCAGGTGACGCGCGCGCGCAACGTCAATGTGCGTTTCGCGGCCAAGCGCAGCCAGCTCGACGCGCTGCAGGCCATTCGCGAGCGCGCCTCCGACAGCGTGCCGATGCTGGTTGAGTTCTCGCTGCTCAACCTGCCGGTGCAGACGCAGAACCTCTACCGGATCCTCCTGCTGGTGCCGCTGGGGGTGCTGCTCATCGTCTTTCTGCGCAATGTCATCGGCGTCAAGACATTCGGCACCTTCATGCCGGTGCTCATCGCCATAAGCTTCCGCGAGACACAGCTCATCGGTGGCATCGTGCTCTTTTCGCTGGTCACTGCCCTCGGGCTTTCCGTGCGCTTTTATCTGGAGCGGTTGAAGCTGCTTATGGTGCCGCGGCTGGCCGCAGTGGTCATCGTGGTGATCCTGCTCATCGCCCTGCTCAGCGTCATCAGTTACCAGCTGCGGTTGCCGGCGGGGCTGTCGGTATCGCTTTTCCCCATCGTCATTCTGGCGATGACCATTGAGCGCATGTCCGTCGTATGGGAGGAGCACGGCGCCGGCGAATCGGTCCGGCAGGGGCTGGGCAGTCTGCTGGTGGCCGTGGCCGGTTATCTGCTGATGTTCCACACCAACATGGAGCATCTGATGCTGGTCTTCCCCGAGCTGCTGCTGGTGGTGCTGGCACTGGTGCTGCTGCTCGGTCGCTACACGGGCTATCGCCTCACTGAGCTGCTGCGCTTCCGTAACGTCGAGGCGCCCTGA